A stretch of DNA from Aspergillus flavus chromosome 3, complete sequence:
AGGCCGGAAGGAATGCTGGGGGCAACATCGTGAGACATTCGATCTTGACGCCGTGGCCTTGTTTGTCGAGGTTCTCAAATTCATTGACAACGGCTGTCAGGGCGGCCCCTTCCCACGGACGAGTCTGCTCGTCAAACACGGCTCCCGAGATAACGACTAGAAATGCAATCAGAATGCTACCTACAAAGCGATAGAGGAAGCGTACCTGGATGTAGGTGAAGGTTTCGACCAATCTGTGGATTCTTGAGGCCACTGCGCAACAGCAGGAGGGGGCTTTGCAGCGTGCCACAAGAGACGACAACCCGCTTGGCTTTGATGATCAGCTTGCGCTTCACGGCGCCCACTCCGGAGACACCGAGGTATGCGTCCCGCGAGGTCCATGTACCCTCCACACCCGAAGCCACCCTGCCGCCCTTGGTCTCAGTGAACAGGACTTTCTCTGCACGGAAGCCTTCCACGAAGGTGGCTCCAGCATGGGCAGCATCCACCAGGAACGATTCCGTGGGGCCCTTCTTGCCCGCCGAATGGCACCCCATCGTGCAATGGCCACAATAATGCTCAGTGCCGCCGGTGTTTTGCGGTACTGGGTTCGCTGCATAGCCTAGTTTGTGCGCTCCTTCCAGCAGAACACGGTTCTGCTTGTTGTGAGTCGTATGATCAGCGCTGACACCCATCCGCTCACACACGCGATCCAGAGAATTTTGGAACTCTAGCGATGTGAAAAATGGCAAACCGCCTTTCGCCCATTCCTCACGAACATAGTTCTGTGTCTGAAGCGCCGCTGACCAGTTGATTGTGCCACCACCTCCCCAGGTTGCACCGGCGAAGATCCCGATTGAACCATCATTGGTTGAGACAGCACCCCCACCCTCAAACATACTCACCGATCCTTCACTAAAATTCATCGGGAAGTACTTTGTTGAGTATTGGTAGGCTTTTTCGACCACCACAACCTTATAACCTGCTTCGGCAAGGTTCTTGGCAGTTACGCTACCTCCACAGCCGCTTCCGACAATGACTACGTCTGTCTCGATTGTCTCGGGTCCATCCCCCGACGGGAATTGCAGAAATTCGTACTCGAAGCCATCGGCGGGACTTCCGTGCACTGGGACACGGGGGAATCCAATTGTCGGGCAGAGCGTCGGGCTATAAGTAAGCCATGTCCTCTTGCAAATGGCTGAAAGTGCTCGGTAGATGACGCGCAGAGGCTTTAGCCTCGATGTTTCCCAGCTGCAAAATATTCTCTCCCGGACATGGAACGGCTGGTCCTGTATAGGGGTAGTTGATCCCGTCAAAATCAATGAACCAGCTTTCGAGCTAGAGTAATGTCAACTACATTATCCCTCGGAGCCTGATACCCAGTAATACATACTTTAGAGTATTCAATATGAAGCCAAGGCCATTCCTGCCTTCCTCATGGACATACTCGGAGATAAGGCGCTGTAGCCCCGGCCGGAAACGAGGATTCGACGAGGCATTTTCTTCCAGGTATTGTGTTGCCAGGGAAGTTGCATCGGAGCCGGGAATGCTAGCAGTTAATGATGAGAGGCTGGCATCGAACTGAGCCTGCGGAATCACTTTGGTAGTAAACGATTTAGGAGCGTTCGGGCCACGAATCGATGGGATAACCGTATCCGCGATTGACATCAGAGTGGCCCATTGAAGTTCGGAGAAGATTTCCTTGGTAGGCACGGGAGGAATGGGAACCTCCAGGGGAGTGTAAGCCACGGCTTGTTCGGCCATTGTGGACGTTGACCGACAAGATAAAAATGGGTTACAATGTATGTAGGAATAGTGGACAGGAAGGGCTATATGACGCTGGTGGAAAAATCAAGGGGGTGACAAGGGAACCGGAGGTGTGGGTAACAGAATTATAGAACAAAGACTGACAGGTCCGCGTCACTGCGCCTTCCGTGCCATAAGATTCACCCAGAAGAGTAGTGCTTGCGAAGGCCCCCGGCGGGGCCCCAAGTGGATTTTAGTCTCGGCGACGGGAACACCCAATTTTGAAGACACCCAATTGCTCTCCACGATCTGAGCCTCTACCCCGGACCATGACAGTGCCTGCCAATGCATCGTGCAGGATCCAACGGAGAATTCAGGGAGGAACCGAGGCTATCGCGGGCAGGCCTGTCGGGCCATGTGGGGTCAGACGTTCACCATGGTTGGAGGAGGATTCCATCAGCTTATCATTGCGAGGATCATTGTAAGAGCTAAACTCGAGTTGTCTCAGCGGTGCGGGGGAAAAGAGCCGAGACTCCTGTTGCCGTTCCATGTGAATTTCATGGATAGGATGAACCAAACTTCAGCCGATGGACCGTCCGATCACTGGGCTACAGAATGATCTTCACTAGATCATCCGACTCCATCCGCCACCAATGGAAACGCTTCAAGGTGGCCTGATTGTCATCCCGTCAGCACTCTCGTTGGACACCTTATGGGGAATAGTTGTGCAGTCACAGAAGTGTCCAAGAAGTTTGGTCCCATTCAGGGATCAGGCATGCATCCCATCTTATCCTCATTGGGTATCTGTGGCGCCTTAGGCACAAAGAGTTATACCAACCGTGGATTAGTGTCATCTGGGCCACACGTGCAGCCCCTTTCGGGAAATTTAAGTTATATTAACTCGCAAGCACTACCAACTTAATCTCTTGATTTGTAGACCGACGGTTGAAGTCGCAAGCTCTCCGGCGGGCtgatgaggaagagctgTTGTGTTTCTCGTCACCCCATAGCTATAAACTTTGTCGACTGGTTTATACGTGGCAGCGCGGGGTTAGTTCACGTACTGCTCCGTGTTCCAAGTTCTTTGTGCCTAAATTTACAGCACGTGAGCAACTAGCTTAACAATTCACTACAAGTAACAGATGTTTGATCCTTATACATGAGTCACTAAAATAGGGCATGGTAAGTAGACTGCTATGCTGCCTTGATATCTTTTGGAATTTCAATTCCACTACATGTATTACTCTGTGTAGAAATACCTACGCCAGAGCTGTAGGCATTCTGtcacaaaaagaaaaaaaaaaaaaaaaaaaacattCCATGACATGTTCAATTTTCCACAAAGTCTCATCATCTCATGTACGTCGCTGAATTTAGACCTCCAGAGAAGCACCTATCAACACATAAAATATTCCggcaatatcttcaaatATGTCTTCACATCAAGTAGAATATTCAAACAGCTACTCAACATCCAACCCACCGAACACTAGCGACTCACAAGAGCCATCTGCACATGAAACGTCTCCCACCGGTTCATGTTGCTCAATCCTTGAATCCAACATCGTAAATTCTGAGCCGCCTTGAGAACCAGAGTTGTACTGATCAGCTGGACTGTGCTGCTGACTACATGCAACTTGCACAGCTCTTTCGCACGGGACAAATCGAACGTGAGTTCCTCCAGGCCATGGTCTTTTGGTATATTTCGACAGGCCATTCTCCAGTTCTCCATGAGTGCCCGCAGGTCAACGCTCTTGAATTTCCCGTCCAAGGCCTCCCTGAAAGTCACCTTATCCCTTGCAATGTGCTGTAGGAGGTCGAATCTTAGCTTTTTCATGCCTTGGCATATGGCCACGCTGGCAGGGTCAGGGTCTTCGAGGAGCTTGTGCAAGTCGAGTGGGTTCTGGAAGACGAAGCAGTAGCCTGAGGGCTTGTTGAGGACCTTGTCGATGGGAATAGGTGTGCGTTCTGTTTTGGTGCGGTAGAGACCCTCGAAACTGACTGTGCCATTGTTGGCAACGGTTGTTAGAACATCTATTGTACGCATCTTGATGGTGATTTCTTTTATGTGGGGTAGGAGGGAAAGGACAGAATGATGCTGAGATGCTCAGTTTGGAGATAATAGCTAGTTATGTAGATTCATGAATGAGGTAGACCTTCCTGGAAGTTTGAGGTCGAaattgagaaggaaagatACATTGCTCCTATATTGGTCTATGTCTGGCTTATATATGCATAACTACGTGCCTCTGTTCCGCCTCTATGTAGTGCGCCACTGTAACGTGTACATGTGGAATACTGTGAATTACTTCACTGAACTTGATTGCGTTGCTAATTATATAATGTCTGTCTTCTTGGGGTTACAAAGAAGAGCCATTCTAAACAGAGGAGTTCAGGACTTTGCCACTTAATTCGAGACTTATCACCATTACCACACCCATGTATTGGTGAGAATATGTTAGTCTACATTCCCTAGTCTCACGACTATAGTTAGAACATTTCCTCTAGAAGCTCCCACATGAAATGATAAGCCATCACGGGTTATTGCATACCAACAAGCCTACTACAGGACTATCACATAAAGTTGGTACTATTCTAGGCCTCTTTCCATTTGCCAAGTCAACGTCTCAATGGGGCTTTGGTCTATCGCCTGAAAGACAAATCGTTTCCTTTGTTCGATAACAAAATGTGTTTGACGAACATTATATACGGAATAAAAGCAAGTTCCCCTATCTTACTAAACAACTATACATCTCAGACCCTGTAAGTGCATTCTTAAGGCAAATACTAGCTTCTGAAGctttaatatttctaaacTTTAGTCCCTTCAACTTGTTAGCTTTCACGGGTATCCTCCATCCCAACCTGGTCAACTGGTTCTTATATCCCAGTACCTTGTACCACGCACGACATATTCCCATATTCCTTAGTGTTATGGTGTTGTCGAAGCATAAAATATAAGCTGTTTACTAACTGAGCATAAAGAGATGGATATGCCCTCCGTTCtgctatataaatatatttctggAAGAAAGCTAATATGAGATAAACTCAACCTTGTTAGGGCTGCCCTCGGGTCCTTCAATACTCAGGAACTCTCATAAGATAGTATAATGTCCCTCAAGCTATGATATTTCTCTGATGGACGTTTTCGTTGGCTATGAGTGTCCAAAGTATACAAATGCATTGATTGATAATGCACGTGCACAGACCAAGCAGCCGATAAGCTCCATACGTCAACCGACACCgccttcccttctcttctttctattctcACCAACTGCATCAATCAGCGTAAAGCTACAGCTAAGGTATGACACCCTTTCCCGTCCTAATTCGGGTCTCTTGCAGGCTTCCGTGAGTTGAAACATGCGATGCTAATTCTCGATTGCAATTGCGCCCAAAGACAGTCATGAGCGACCGATCCACATCCACACCGCAGCGCGGTCCATCCCCGTCCAAGCCACGACCGAAATGCACGCTCCCCCCCGAGAAGGTCTTCTCAATTCAAATAGGAACCGAGCTCTTCCGTGTCTCGGGAGCTTCGATAGCCTCCGATGGTCAGTGGCTCTCCGGTCTCAGTGACTGATCCCCGCTAAAGTCTTGGAGCTCCGTCCTATTTCTCTCAATTCTTCGAGGAGCAGATGCTCCAGACACCCGACGGCTCGAAAATCAGGACACTGTACATTGATCGCGATCCGAACACGTTTAAAGCGATCGCAAGACATCTACAGGGTAGGCGGACATTGTGGCATTGGACTGGACTCGGTGTTGACATTCTCGTCCTATGCGACAGGCTATCATATTCGGCCCAAAGACGGCACGGAGTTTGTACAATTCTTCGCTGATGCGCAGTTCTATAGTTGTACGTCTATCGCATTTACCTGGGATCTCAGAATCCGTGACTAATCCGTATTGATGATAGTGCCCCGGCTCATCTCTCAGCTCTTCGAATCCGAGATCTTCATTCAAATCGGTGATAAGGATTTCCAAATCCCGCgcgacatcttctccagtcCGGGCGACTCCCcgaacttcttctccctAGGCTTCGGtgccttctttgcctccccCACTGAGATCTTCCCCGGACTAAATCGTCACGGCCTTTTACGTCCCCCAGCCATTGTCCCTCCAAGCGTGCCCAATCGATCGGGAGAAGTTTTCGCGCAGCTCCTTCATCTCTTGCGCGGATACCCGTTGGAAATAAAGAATGAAACGCACCGCGCCGAGCTGCTACGTGATTGTCGCTACTTTCACCTGCGCGGGTTAGAGCAAAAGTTGATTCCACACCATATCAGTTTCAATCCGATCCGACAACGATCGGAAATCGTCGTCCGCTTGGAGGATGTGCGCCGCTCAGGAGTTAGCGTTGCCCACGACTCAATCCCGTCTAGCGGCTGGGTCACGTACTCGCGCCCGTTCGTCGATGAGGAGACATACGACCTGATTCTTGAGATCGGGGATGAAACCACCATCGTCGACCTTGACACCAAGCATGTTGAATTCCTGAACTCGACTAAGGCGcgcttctccagcttgcaGCAGATTATAACAGGAAAGGTAAACCCAGGCTTGTCAGAAGGTCAATCCACCAAGGTGTCAATTGAACAAGACACGGACATGATCGTCGACGGACAAGCCCGCTACCTCGAAGGCATCGGACATGGATCGGAAGAGGCAGGTGTGTCGCAACCTGCGGCCAAGCGCAGACGAGTGGAAGGGTCATCAAATGAGGGCAGACGGTATATCGTTCGGAATGGCCATTGGCGTCTGCGTTTCCATCCTAATGCCACCGGCGACATACTAGAGTTCACCCTGGTAGCGGTGAAACTAGATGCATATACAGAGCAACGGAGTCGGAATCATACACGGGCGTTTCTGGGATCTTAGCACTGATATACCATTGAATGATTACATGGATTATcttccattctcatccagcgACACTGTCATACATTTACTATACCACATTTGAGGAAGATAACAACCATACTCAAGTCAAACATCCACCCAACCTCCCTATGGAGTGCCTCTTAATCAACACCACAAAAGACCAGTATTACACCTTACTACACATCCCACTCTACAACTGCCACCAAGTCCCCTACAAAAGCACTTGGAGAATCTCAACCATCGTAACCCAAAAACCcaacggagaagaaaagaaaagaatcaatAATCACGTTCCTCTCAATCAACCCCATTATGAATACAAACAAGAAACCCACCCCCAATCAACACCGAACAAACCCCTATAAAACCCAtccctcatcatcaccatgatAATCACGAATTACTACTACCCACCCACAGAACGCACAAACAGAAGGAATCCCAATCACCCTAATCACTATAACACTCAACCAACCCCTTCAGAATCATCAACCCCCCCTCCGCATACTCGTCATTCCACGGCTTCAATCCATAGCTGAGGAGAAAGTTCGTCCATCCGCCGTAGGACTTGACGATGGATCGTTCCTGGGGTAAGAGGGGTGGTTCTAGTGGTTTATCTCTAATCAATTGGTTTTCTTTGGAGGTTTCTTTGGAGGTATCT
This window harbors:
- a CDS encoding choline dehydrogenase; this encodes MAEQAVAYTPLEVPIPPVPTKEIFSELQWATLMSIADTVIPSIRGPNAPKSFTTKVIPQAQFDASLSSLTASIPGSDATSLATQYLEENASSNPRFRPGLQRLISEYVHEEGRNGLGFILNTLNSKAGSLILTGSTTPIQDQPFHVRERIFCSWETSRLKPLRVIYRALSAICKRTWLTYSPTLCPTIGFPRVPVHGSPADGFEYEFLQFPSGDGPETIETDVVIVGSGCGGSVTAKNLAEAGYKVVVVEKAYQYSTKYFPMNFSEGSVSMFEGGGAVSTNDGSIGIFAGATWGGGGTINWSAALQTQNYVREEWAKGGLPFFTSLEFQNSLDRVCERMGVSADHTTHNKQNRVLLEGAHKLGYAANPVPQNTGGTEHYCGHCTMGCHSAGKKGPTESFLVDAAHAGATFVEGFRAEKVLFTETKGGRVASGVEGTWTSRDAYLGVSGVGAVKRKLIIKAKRVVVSCGTLQSPLLLLRSGLKNPQIGRNLHLHPVVISGAVFDEQTRPWEGAALTAVVNEFENLDKQGHGVKIECLTMLPPAFLPAFPWRDGLEWKRFVAKLPHMAGFITLTKDRDSGRVYPDPVDGRPRVDYTVSAFDRKHILEALVATAKMAYISGAKEFHTSSREIPPFIRPEDASDAASAEGTNNAALQAWIAEARSKTLDPEKTTFAAAHQMGTCRMGSSPRTSVVDPDCQVWGTRGLYVVDASVFPSASGVNPMVTNMAIADWASQNIARSLGKEGGVMARL
- a CDS encoding K+ channel tetramerization domain-containing protein (conserved hypothetical protein), which encodes MSDRSTSTPQRGPSPSKPRPKCTLPPEKVFSIQIGTELFRVSGASIASDAPSYFSQFFEEQMLQTPDGSKIRTLYIDRDPNTFKAIARHLQGYHIRPKDGTEFVQFFADAQFYSLPRLISQLFESEIFIQIGDKDFQIPRDIFSSPGDSPNFFSLGFGAFFASPTEIFPGLNRHGLLRPPAIVPPSVPNRSGEVFAQLLHLLRGYPLEIKNETHRAELLRDCRYFHLRGLEQKLIPHHISFNPIRQRSEIVVRLEDVRRSGVSVAHDSIPSSGWVTYSRPFVDEETYDLILEIGDETTIVDLDTKHVEFLNSTKARFSSLQQIITGKVNPGLSEGQSTKVSIEQDTDMIVDGQARYLEGIGHGSEEAGVSQPAAKRRRVEGSSNEGRRYIVRNGHWRLRFHPNATGDILEFTLVAVKLDAYTEQRSRNHTRAFLGS